The window CACCGACCTGGCAGGGATCATATTTCTCATTGACAATCAAGGCAGAAGTATGTTGCTCTTGTTTATTGGAACCAAGTGATTGACATGTGTCAACTGGATCCACTGTACCGTGTGAACCGTTTGCCTTTGGAAAATGGTCTTGATGTAGTTCATCTGGTTCTTCTTTTGGCTTGACAAGTGGAGCTTTGGGTACATTAATATTAGAAGTACTTGAGGAGGAAGTTTGACCATCTCGATTTCTATGTCGCAGTCTTTTTAAAGGCCGTTCAGGTTCTTCAGAAGCCTGAATTTCTTCCTCCAAGCAATCCTCTTTCTGTTCGAGAAGTACACCAGCATAACAACATATTGAGTAAAATAAGAATGAATAAAGATATTAGCTATAAAAATACAACCACCAATGAGTTGATTTATATTGCATGACAATAATTAAAGATTGAGTTACTCACTTCACCATTCACAATCTTCTTCGGATGCTCTGCGGCCTGACAAATGGCACAGATCAAATTATCAAATCATCAGCACTAACAAACCTTTTTTCTGTACATATAAAACATACAATcacaattaaattaactaaaatcGAAAAGCTAGCTCTGAGAACTGATAAGCAGACTAATTATCGAATCAATCACATACTTCGCTATTCAAGATCTTCCTAGAGCACTCTGCAGCCTGAGAGATCAGAAAAACCAATGTCACCGCAGTTCGACCAAAAATAGAAAGATCGACAGCGGTAAAATTTTAACTAAACAAGAATAATACgaatacaaaaagaaaaaaaaaagagagagaagagagaagaaaaatgaaagaaaaaaagGATTTTCAGAGTTGTAATTGGACCTTGTGCGACAATCCTTGTTTCTAGTTCTTTTAAATAGTGAAGCAAATTGTTGATAAAACTCTAAAATGCCATTTATATGGCACAACATATTTTGGAAAAACGAGTTCTCACTTTGAAATTATAGAAAACCCAAAAACCCAATCTGGGAAGCAGCATCCGTTGATGAATGTGAAGTCCACTATTTGCGGTACTCAGCCACGTAAGGATACGAAATAAAGAAACATAAAATGTACTATTGCATTAGGATTTAGGTGTCTCAAGAAGTGATAGAAATTAGGGGAATACACAGTATTCTGTCTGAAGCATTTACCTCTACTTCATCTCTCTCAAAAATAGCATCAGCAAGGGCTCGATAATTTTCCTCTTCAATAAGCGTCCAATTTTTATCAAACAACTTTAGCAAACTTTTCAATACTGGCTTTACCTTATCCTCTGAGATCCCAATACTTTTCATAGCACGAAAGGCATTTGCAACCTTTTCTTTTGTCTCTTTGCTCATTTCAACAGATTTTATAACTCAGAAACTGATTCTTTACTTCCCCTGTAATCCATCATTTGTTATCAAACTGAGATAGTTGGAAAACGAAAAACTATAAAAGTATTACAACCGCATCTTAATCAAAATATAAGCTTTTCAACAACTgattaagaaaataaaattgcaAGTTGATGGGAGGAGAACTCCAGCGCAGCAGATCACAAAATATTTCAACTTTTCTTACGAAATTGCAATCACAACCAATAATAAATAGCAAATTTTCGCACTTGATGTGTGCATTCATGTTAAGTTATAATTTGAAGTGTAATTTCATATAAAAAATGTTTATATAAATTGTAATTATGTTGCTGTAATTTTTGGTTCAGCTTTTATTTTGTTATGATATGTTatacaaattttaaatattaaaataaactcTTGTTCTACCCTGTTCCCTGTATTCACGCTATGCTTCCTCCCTCCCTCCAACTCGAGTACTCTGTCCAAGATCCGAGGTAGCTCCTTTTGTTCAACCACAAGGATCATGCTAAAAGGGGATAGGGTCCGTCAGCTGGCGCACAAATCCTAATAACTCGTGGACTTATCGGTATCGCGAAGTTGACGAGAGATGTGTTTTCGAAATTTTGGGGAAAAAACAATTCAAAATATCAAAGAAACATAGTTATTCATATAGGGTAATTTAGCAATAATACATAAAAACACAACGAGTGACAAAGTGGCTAACTTTTTTGTGCTCTTGCTCATGATAGTAACGTTAGGCTAAGTGTTGGCATTGAACAAACAACTTACTTGCAAAAGACAAATCTCGATTAACAACTAATCTAAGAACAACAATTTTTCCCACGGCAGGAAACATAACAACATTATTTTACCTTCAGTTGTGATTATCACCTTTCCACATTCAAATTCAAGAGAATCCTTAAACATATGCTTCTTCGCATAAAACTGAAAGCAGGTTTTAGGAATCTACAAAAAACATGCTCACAGAAAGATAAACACAGATCATACAAATGTGCCTCACAAAATTTGCTTCTTGACGTGTGTACATGCGTATTCTCaaagttaaattattttacttttttttaaaaaaaaaggagaaaatGGTCAGTAAGCTTTTTCCTACAGACAATGGCGGAAACGAAGTTGAACAAAAACAACACTTTCCTCCACCAAAAGAAAGATAACAAACACGACAATGATAAAATGTAGAAAAAgaacataaaaaattaaaacccGAAAAATTAGGAAACAAAATACAAAAGTTAGGACAGCAAACAAAATTATCCGATATTTACTCCCGTAAATTCAACAAGTGAATCCCTCTCCAACAGCGCAGATTGCGCCAGGCGAAGGTACAGAAAAAGGGAAAAAGCAGCGAAAGCCGATTTCGTTATCGGACATACAATGCATGGGGGAAACGGAAGTTCTTACCAGGCAGGCAGCTACTGGCGATCTACAGCGGAAATAGGGCAAGCAAGTTCTAACGGGTGAATGTCACTCTGCCCACGGAGAATCCAAATAGAATATAACTGTGGTGCACTCCACGCGCCTAACTCGCGTTGGCGaacgataaaaaaaaatttgtataggaaataaaataaataccaCAACATGTAATTAATACTCGTACGTATCATTTAAATTGTCTTGCTGTAAGTTAATAATTAATATggagttttattaattttcaaaattaatttggtttatattataaattataaataatattattatataattatgatGTTCTTAGTTATTATATGAAGTTGTGACAACAACTGATTTTTACAAAATCAtcctttttatttatataactaatacttttcatataatttatctaattttttaaaaaatattcggaaaaatatatattatatctacaaatcacatatttaatataattaaattatttttatccaaataataatttaaaaaactgTAACATTATTTATAAATCAATTTGCTTTATTAATGATCATGATATATATACGTAATAGTCTTTATTTTATATGTAAGTTGCTGTTGACTAATATTATGGAGATAATCATATGCTTATTATTTGATTTTagacaaaaaattgtgtgagacggtctcacgaatcatattttgtgagacagatatcttatttgggttatctatgaaaaaatattattttttatgtttaaagtattattttttattgtaaatatcggtatagTTGACCCGACTCACAGACaaaaattcgtgagacagtctcacaaaaGACGTACTATTTTGTTGTTGAAGGAGCGgataattattcatgtttagtgatattaatattattaaaaatgttAGTAACATAAACTTTTGGATATAATAAAATCGTGCTTTTCTCAAATCAATTCTCAAAACCAACATGGgctaaagttttttttttttttttttggaactatGAACATACTCTTGAAATAGGTTGGCAGAGCGCTATTTTTCGAAGTGTTCAAAAAATCCACCCGTCCACCTTCTTCGCCACCTTTTCAAATCCTTTTCAACTGTGATTATGCATAAACGGAAGAGCGATACCGAGCTTCATCATTTATTTCCTAAAACATTGCTCCAAAGTCAAAATTCCTAAACGAAAGGGGAGAGCAGAAGCAATGTCGGATCCTCGGAAAGCCGCGGGGTCTTTGAATCCGTTGCTTTTTAATTTCCGGAAGCTTGGTCTTGAGCTCAAATGCCCTCTCTGGTAAATCTCCATTTTTTAGGTTGTGAGTATCGTTTTGTGTATATATCTAGCCTCTAGGTTAGTGGAACAATTTCTCAGGTTCCCATGATTTTTCCCCATGAGTTTTCAGTTTGAATTTGCTGAGGAAGCCGACGTTGCTTCCATGCAATCATATTTTTTGCAAGTAAGTTCTAGCTTCCCTCTTTTTTATTTAACTATTCCTTGAATGCTGAAAGATTCTATTCTCAAATTTTTTCCCCGGATTTTGTAGTGTTTGTATCCCGAAGTCTAGCCAGTTCACTGCTGACTGTCCCTCATGCCAGCAACAATTCACGGATCAAGGTACCAGATTTTTCAACAGTTTGTTTTGCAGATATTTTATCCAGGATTTCAGTATAAAGTCTACATTTTGGGGAGTTAACAATTCGTTTGCCTGGTGTTTAATTGCATACTACTTATTATTGTTTCTGATTCCTTGTGGGTTATTCATTGGAAAAAATGGATGTGTTTTGCAGAAATAAGGCCAGCTCCTTACGTGGATAATATTGTTGCCATTTATAAGAATTTGGATGTTGCTTTCAGCTCTACCTTGTTGCCAATGTTTTCTGCCGGTAAAGATGACTCTTGACTGTAAACTGGTGGGTCACATTGCTCAAACTACTGTATGTAAATTACTGATTTGTTATCATTGCAGATGTGAGAACTCCGATTTTAATATCAAGTTCTGCAGGCCAATTGAGGAAGGAACTCAGTGAAATTGCTCCAAAAAATAAGCACTCTGGTACTTCGTTGGAAGATGAGCTAGATTTGATGAAAAAAATTGAAACATGTGGAGTGTCAAAGGATGGTAATTGTGGGAAATTTGATAGGAAATTTGAATGTAGACTGTCACCGAAATCAGATCAGAAATCTCCATTGCATCGATGTACAATGGAGAAAAATGTGGCAAATTTTCGCTCTGTATCTGAAGAATCAGAAATGAATCATGCCCCAGAATTAACTCCAGGAAGCTCACCCTCTGATGGTGGTAACAAATATAAGGAAGATTGCAACACCGATCCAGGCAGTGGAAATGGGGTTAGTTCAATTCTTAATTTTTCACACGAGTTTCTGAAAAGTATATTGCCTCTAGAACTCAATGAGTTAAATCTAGTTGCCAATGGAGGCATGATCTTGCTTGTTATCAAACTTTTGGTGATGCATTTGTTTACAGTTCTCTGGAAGAATCTTCACTGCTGTTATCATTTATGAATGAAACCACTTCATACTTAATCTTGGCCTATAAAATATAATCTACTTATTAAGAATCTCTTTTCTGTAAAATATTCATTAGTTAAAATCCCCAGTTTACAGAAAAATCTGCAGCCAAGAGTTGTGCCAAAGATTCTCTGGTTACACTTTCTGGTGAAGTGGATAATAAAACTGATCCAATGGACACATTTCATAAAAAGGAAATTAAGAGACAAAAGAAGCTATATTATGGTTCGTCTGATGAAGTTACTCGGAGTCGTGAGTATAACAAAGATTACACTGTACTTGATGTTGCATCATACATGGATGGAAGCACTTGCGCGTTTTGCCATTCTTCTGAGATAAcagatgtaagtttcatttcaATATGGATAGTAAGTTTGGACCTAGATCTTGCCACTTTTCTCTTTGTAAGATTACTGCTTATGTCATTGTCATACATTTTGTGATAAGATGTAAATATGCTAGCGTAATATTCATATGTTAACGGGTGTTGCAGGGTAGTGGACCTATGCAACACTGTGCAGATGGAAAGGAAGTTGCAAGAGGTGAAACTATTTTTTCTAAGGTTATCGCTGTCCACCGTAAATGCGTAGAATGGTAAGTGTGATTTTGGCATGCACCAGAGCCTTAATTTCTGGCAAATCTTTGTTCTTGGAACCAAACCTCGATTTCTATAAGAATAACAAAAGATAATCTGAAGTTTTGTTCTCCAAATATGCTAGCATTGAAAAATATTCTTCTAATATGACATTATACGTCTCCTTTATTCTTAACTGTTGTTTGAATGGATAAATGTCTGTCAAATTGAGAAATATTCTGTTGTTCAGGTCCCCTAAAGTCTATTATGTTGGAGAATCTATTAAAAATTTGGAATCTGAATTGGAGAGAGCTGCTAAGCTCAAGTGCAGCAGCTGTGGTGTAAAGGGAGCTGCACTTGGGTGCTTTGCAAAATCGTGTTGTAGGAGTTATCATGTTCCATGTGCAGTCGAAATACCAGATTGCAGATGGAATTGTGTGAGTATCCCATGCCATCCTTactctttctttcttcttttgtttcttCTACGAATTTATTATATTCGCTCATTTTGACCCGTTATCCTATAATATTATGGATGTGTAGGATGAGTTTTTAATGTTATGCCCAGCTCACAAATCTATGAAATTtccgagtgaaaagtccaactcTAGAAAGCGTGAACGTGGAGAAAACCAGTCCTTGTCCACTCAAAGGTATGGATATTTCAACTGTCATCGTTTGTTGATTTAATTACTGTTCATTATTTGATACAAGTATAGGACTCAAATACAAACCACCATGCATGTAAATCTCTGTTGCCATTTGTTATTTATATACCTGAAATTTCACCTTCAACCTCTAGATTTTCTATGACTAAAAAATAGTTACCGAGTTCAAGTCAGGAGGTTTTAGCCAGATGCGTAAAACTTTTGGCTAATATTTGTACTGAATACTGTTTAAAAGAAGGAATCCGCTGGACATTTAGATGGGTGACTGGTCCATTTGTTCTTTCTTAAATTGAAATTGAAAATGCGTTGTAGTTTCTTTGAGGGTTGAAGTACTAAAATAATGGTGATTGATAGATCATTTCTTCTTTTGAACAGATCCATTGAACAATCCTTTTGGTCACTTTCTCCTAATGGACCTCAACAATGGGTTCTTTGTGGATCTGCTCTGTCCTCTGAAGAGAAGGttagtttctgcaaaactttgtATCGTACTTTTCGGTTACAAACTTAAGTAAAGGTTTCAGGCCTAACCATTCGGATCCTATTTCATTTTGTTGGTTTGATCGTATTCTCACTGAATAACATACTGTACAAAAAATGTTCAAAGTAGCTAATATCTTATATTGATTGTTGGCTTTAAGCATATGATGATCAAGTTTGCCTCGATTTTTGGCGCTGAAGTTTCCAAGTCCTGGAATTCAAATGTTACCCATATGATCGTGGCCACAAACGAAAAGGGGGCATGCAGCAGAACTTTTAAAGTTCTCATGGCTATTTTGAACGGAAGATGGGTCCTTAATATTGATTGTGAGGATGATACATATTCTACTTAACGGGCTTACAATCTTGTTTGAATCATACTAGTAAATGTCATACATCTTTATTTTAGGGGTTAAATCATGCATGGAAGCAAAATATCCTGTGGATGAAGAAAATTATGAAGTTGAGCTGGACAATCGTGGTGTTCTTGATGGCCCACGAACTGGAAGACTGAGAACATTAAATAATGTAAGTCCTTCTAATGCGAGGAGAGTAGTTCATTCGTTACACTTACTTTTCAGTTTTTTAAGTCATGAGTAAGAGAAGTGAGCCAACACTCACTGTTATATTATACAGAAGCTTATAAGTCAATCCATGCTTTGACGTAGAGCTGTGGTTGAAACATGTAACATTCTCCTCATTGTTATTAACCCAAGGGGTTTGTATATTTTCTTAGATAACTAAATATATCTGGTGATGTGAATCAGGAGATTCCATCGTTATTTCTAAATCTGTGATGATAAAAATGAGACTCTGGACTTTGGCCAGTAGCCACCGCCTAATGAGCTATGACTCTGGGTCAGTACACTTAATTTTGGGTGTCAAGATTTGTAAAACCAGCTACCAACTACTTCCATGTATTTTTTTCAAGTATCTTAGAAGCTTGGATTATAGTTAAGATGTAATCTTGAGTGTCAATGTGGCATTACGGATTGATATTATCATATTTTTCGTTGTGCAGGCTCCAAAGCTTTTTGATGGTTTACGGTTCTATTTTCTAGGGGATTTTGTTCCCGCGTACAAGAGCGGTCTTTTAGCCTTAGTTATAGATGGTGGAGGAACCGTTATAGGGAGCTTGGAGCATATAGCAGCACAAAGAGACAGTCCTGAGATAGTTTCTAGATGTCTTGTTGTGTATAATGCTCAAGCAGAAGCGGATACCAGAACGGCAGAAGCCGGCGATTTAGTCAAAGACAAGGATGCTCGTGCCATTCCACACACATGGATCTTGGAATCCATTGCTGCACACAGATTGTTGTCTTAAGATTCTATTAAGAAGTTTTAGCTTTTGTTCTTCCTCTAAAATGTCAATTTATGATGATGGCTTATTCAAAGTAAGCTGGcatcatgaacatgaatataatTTATTGCAGTATCGTATTGtatttaaatcatatttaacaatTTTAGTCCAACGAAGatctatttatataaatttCCATGACATAATTTGAGACTATTCAAACGtaaaatagaaaaaatataTTCTTAAAAAATTAATCTACTAAAGTATAGTGAATAAGGATTTCAAAATACAAATATAGACGGTTGTGTATAAATAGAGAGACAGAGAGAGTTTGTGcatttaataataaataattaagagaaaaaataaaaatctaacAAAAATATTAATCGCTAAACttccatttttttattttaacacAACATATTGGTATTTAAAACCTTAAAAATGCCAATAAATTAGTTATTTATGTTATCTTCAATCATAAAATTTGGTTGTGTAAATTAACCAAAGTAGATTGGATTTTTAGCTTTTGTGGGGAATAATTCGttacaataaaattttataCTCAAAACCTAATATTAAACTTAAACCTGAGATTGAAGATGGGCTATAAGTCATGCAAATTTTAGTTTTTCATATCCCAATAAACCATGACCACTTGTGAATTTCTATTTCGAAGAGAAGCTGTGGTTCAAAGAACTACATGTTTTTACTTTTGACTTTGTTCTTTTCTAAGTAACTAGCATAAAAGTACGTGCATCCACACGTGAACCAATATTCTAAGGATGCAAGTTCGTTGAGATAGAAGTAACGaaaagatttggctttcccagaaaaattatttgaagaaagtcttgcaacgcttcaacatgcaagatagtaagccaatatCAACCCatcttcctgttaacttcaagttatcctcagagatgtgtcctagcagtgaagtAGAGATGATGAATatgtctcgagtaccatatgcatcagcagagggaagtttgatgttcgccatgatatgtacaagaccggacattgcttAAGCAGTGGAAGCAGTTAGTCGATATATGACGAATTCTGGACGAGAGtattggagcactgttaagatggtccttagatacattaagggtacctcgaatgatgcattatgttatggaggaggggctatgtcgattcagattatgcaggtgatcctgataagaggaaatctactactggttatgtgtttacacttgcagggAGAGCAGTAAGCTGGTTTCAAAACTGCAAATAGTTGTGGTGTTATCTAGAGTAGAGGCAGAATACATGTcagctactcaagcttgcaaggaggcaatatgtattaaaaggttattggaggagattgGACACAACAAAGAGaatgttcctttgttttgtgacagtcacaGTGCTTTGCACATCGCAAGAAATCCAacctttcattccaggacgaaacacattTGGAGTCCAATTTCACTTTGTACGATAAGTAATAGAAGAAGGAAGTGTGGATATACAGAAGATCCATACAAAGGACAACATAGCTGATGTTCTGACCAAGCGAGTGAACGCTaataagtttgagtggtgtagatcctcaGGTGGTCTAGCGAAAATGTAAGCAGCAGGAAATgacaagattgaaaggatgtgtggagatgcgtttgattctcaatcaactctTCAAGTGGGAGAAAATGTCGGCAAGTACAGGAAATGCATTTATTGACACATGCATTTCCTGTGTGATGGAAGCATTCAATGGGGCTGAAGAATTTGAAAACGGAAACAAAACCGTGAGCTGTCAAGTTTGactaaaaaaattttagacggAAATAACGTGTTTTTAACATGTATTCATACGACATGGAGCTTTATAAATAGAGCTCATTCTTTCATTATGAAATCATCAATTCTCTGAGTTTTCTCCCATCtaataagcatttgagtgcttagttctataatatttgtgagatgTTTGTTCTCctatattaagagagtgtgtatTCTCTTTggaaatacaataaatgagttgtacaccacaaaatattagagtggaattcttttcatcttgcctgTGGTTTTTaccataataatttttaggggttttcatgtaaatctcggtgtccagtttattctttattttcgggttttattatctcaaatttcgATCGTGGGACCAACACTGTGTCAATTGATTGAGCCAAACTAGTTCCTCCATAAAATTAATTTGTGTCGTTTAGAAAACACAActtaaacataatttttttgagAAACGAAAACTGTATCaattatgaatatgattttccgacaattattatatattttatatggcaagaaaaaaaaatataaaaacacgAAATCACATACTTAATAAGTCCGGCCTGAAAAATGAAAGTTGATTAAATAATCCCAATTAATGGATCGAACCCGAACATGCATGCGTTCATTCCCACCACTTTCTGCGCGATAGAGTCGAAGCTTTGACAATCCAGGTTGTGGATACTGGATCATATAGCAGTTTGGTTCAAGAGAACCATATCCATTTATTTTCAACATGAAATTTCAAGTTATTCTTAATTAAACTATTAAAATTACTAggaataatattataataatttgtaaaattttttaaaattttatatttagcTATATATTTATGTTTGGAATCAATAAGTATTTGATTTCGTGGTATATTTTTTGATGGCCATCCATGTTCATAAACGTGGCTTTGTGCACCTTGACGTACGGTGTTCGGTGTTCCCCTCTTATTATGGGACATCG is drawn from Primulina eburnea isolate SZY01 chromosome 10, ASM2296580v1, whole genome shotgun sequence and contains these coding sequences:
- the LOC140803553 gene encoding BRCA1-associated RING domain protein 1-like; amino-acid sequence: MSDPRKAAGSLNPLLFNFRKLGLELKCPLCLNLLRKPTLLPCNHIFCNVCIPKSSQFTADCPSCQQQFTDQEIRPAPYVDNIVAIYKNLDVAFSSTLLPMFSADVRTPILISSSAGQLRKELSEIAPKNKHSGTSLEDELDLMKKIETCGVSKDGNCGKFDRKFECRLSPKSDQKSPLHRCTMEKNVANFRSVSEESEMNHAPELTPGSSPSDGGNKYKEDCNTDPGSGNGFTEKSAAKSCAKDSLVTLSGEVDNKTDPMDTFHKKEIKRQKKLYYGSSDEVTRSREYNKDYTVLDVASYMDGSTCAFCHSSEITDGSGPMQHCADGKEVARGETIFSKVIAVHRKCVEWSPKVYYVGESIKNLESELERAAKLKCSSCGVKGAALGCFAKSCCRSYHVPCAVEIPDCRWNCDEFLMLCPAHKSMKFPSEKSNSRKRERGENQSLSTQRSIEQSFWSLSPNGPQQWVLCGSALSSEEKHMMIKFASIFGAEVSKSWNSNVTHMIVATNEKGACSRTFKVLMAILNGRWVLNIDWVKSCMEAKYPVDEENYEVELDNRGVLDGPRTGRLRTLNNAPKLFDGLRFYFLGDFVPAYKSGLLALVIDGGGTVIGSLEHIAAQRDSPEIVSRCLVVYNAQAEADTRTAEAGDLVKDKDARAIPHTWILESIAAHRLLS